The genomic window ATCGCGGATATTCCGGCAGCAAGGCCGTCCATATTGTCGAGCAGATTTATCGCGTTCGTGATGCCGACCAGCCAGAAGACCGTTATCCAAATGTCTATGATGTCATAGCCCGTTATCGGCATCCTCAACCCGAACGACACGAGCAGAACGGCACCGACAAGCTGGCCGATCAGCTTCTGATACGGGCGGATGTCGAGAATGTCGTCGATCAAGCCGACAAAGAACAGAACGGTCGAACCCGCGAGCAGCACGATCGAATCGCGGTCAAGCGGCACGAAAAGAATGCAGACCGCGAGCGTGGCCGTAAAGATCGCCGCGCCGCCCATAAGCGCCGTCGGGCGTTTATGCCATCGGTCGCTCTTCGGTTTGGCGACAAAGCCGCGGGCGCTCGCAAAGTGCCGCACGGCGACCGTCATAACGATGCCGAGCACAAAGCTGATACAGCCGATCAATAGTGGGTTGTTGATCTCGTTTATCATCTAATTCGCATCGGACGCCTGCGGCAACAGGTCCCGATAGATCGCCTCCACGTCCGCAACAAGCCGATCGACCGAATAATTTTTTGTCGCGAACTCACGTCCGCTATTACTTAACAGCGATTGTAATTTCGCACTTTTTGCCATATAAATCAAGCCTTTTGCAAAGTCAGCCGTTTCACGCCCGCGCACCGCTATACCTCTTTCACAAACATCAAAACCGTCGTGATGCTCGGTCGCCTCACCCAAAAGATCGGTAACGCCGCCGACGGCAGTCGCGACAACCGGCAATCCTGCAGCCATCGCCTCGATCATCGAAAGCGGCGTCCCTTCGTTAAGTGACGATAAGGCAAGCATATCAAATCCCGCCAGCAGCTCGAAAACATCGGTTCGGTTGCCGAGAAATGTGATCCTTTCGCCCAAATCCAGCTCAGCAGCAAGGCTTTCCAGACTCGGTCGCAACGCACCGTCGCCAACGATCGCAAGCTTTAGCGGCGGAGCGTCGTCGGCAGCCAAAGCTTTGGCAAAAGCGTTGACCAGCAGCGGAATGTCCTTGATCTCGGTCAGGCGTCCGGTGAACCCGATCACAAGATCACCCTCTTTCGCTCCGAACGCCGTACGCGCCGCCGCCCTTTTCGAGGTCTGCTCCTTGAAAAGATCCAGGTCGATCCCGAGCGGCACTATACGGAATTTCGACGTGTTGCCGATCCCAAAGCGACCATTTATCTCCTGCAGTTGCTGGCGGCTCAACACGAGTATTCGATCAGTGGCAACATGTGCAAGAACGCGTTCGATAAACAAAAAGAACTGTGTCTTCGCCCGTCCATAATAGCTGTGGAATACGTGCCCGTGAAAGGTGTGAACAATATGAACGCGTCGCGGGCGCCCGATCGCGATCCCGAAGGTCAGCCATTTATAAAAAAAGGCCGCGGTCCGGCCGATAGTTCCGGCTTTTGCCGTATGTGTGTGGATGATGTCGGGCCGCACGCGCCGCATTTCGCGATAAACCTTGGCAAGTGAAATAATATCGCGTATCGACAATTCGCGGCTCATTTCGGGAATAACATACGGCTCGACTCCGTTCTCGGCGGCAAACCACGCCATATCTTCTTCGCCCGGCGGTACACTGCCTGTAACCAGCACCGTGTCAAAGCCTTTTGCCCGCAACTTCTTGGTGAGCCAAACTACGTGACGTGCGGGGCCGCCAACGTTGAGGCGGGCGATGATCCTTAGGATTTTCATCTGTTATAGGAGTATGGCGGCGGCTGCCTGTCCCGGAGCGGCCCTGTTGCCAAAGCGGCATGGGCGGCAGCGGGACGCGATCGTGCGGGGAACTCGCTGTCAGCCGCCGAACTTGTCTCGATCATCCATCTTAAAGAGCGTTTCGGGGTCATCCTCGTGCCTGACCTCATCGATCGGCTCCGTTCGCTTCGCTCCCATATAGAGCTTGTTGGGGCAGTTTATCACCATACCGTCGGTCTCGCCAACATTCTTGTAGCCGTGCACAACGCCCTTCGGCACGATGACCGCAAGTGCCTCATTCTCACCCGCAAAAAGCGTCATCCGG from Chloracidobacterium sp. includes these protein-coding regions:
- a CDS encoding glycosyltransferase, producing MKILRIIARLNVGGPARHVVWLTKKLRAKGFDTVLVTGSVPPGEEDMAWFAAENGVEPYVIPEMSRELSIRDIISLAKVYREMRRVRPDIIHTHTAKAGTIGRTAAFFYKWLTFGIAIGRPRRVHIVHTFHGHVFHSYYGRAKTQFFLFIERVLAHVATDRILVLSRQQLQEINGRFGIGNTSKFRIVPLGIDLDLFKEQTSKRAAARTAFGAKEGDLVIGFTGRLTEIKDIPLLVNAFAKALAADDAPPLKLAIVGDGALRPSLESLAAELDLGERITFLGNRTDVFELLAGFDMLALSSLNEGTPLSMIEAMAAGLPVVATAVGGVTDLLGEATEHHDGFDVCERGIAVRGRETADFAKGLIYMAKSAKLQSLLSNSGREFATKNYSVDRLVADVEAIYRDLLPQASDAN